One part of the Glycine max cultivar Williams 82 chromosome 14, Glycine_max_v4.0, whole genome shotgun sequence genome encodes these proteins:
- the LOC100803694 gene encoding exocyst complex component EXO70B1, with the protein MSENGEEKLLAVARHIAKTLGHNNTMSDDIFQILSNFDGRFSRENLSEKGADVDPRGCAALDHSLKSLDRRISPYVSSDRTIWADAADSAAFLDAVDELVAVVAEWNHLASDKSVAACLVRAEDMLQHAMFRLEDEFRSLMERGGEAFDLTRSHRKGDSAGNLPFESDEDVDEEEEEARNVGIGGGDEEEQIPVALPVTDFDIVIDALPSGTINDLHEITKRMVAGGFGKECSHVYSSCRREFLEESVSRLGLQKLSIEEVHKMTWQDLEDEIEKWIKASNVALKILFPSERRLCDRVFFGFASAADFSFMEVCRGSAIQLLNFADAVAIGSRSPERLFRILDVFETLRDLFPEFEALFSDQFSVSLRNEAITIWKRLGEAIRGIFMELENLIRRDPAKIAVPGGGLHPITRYVMNYLRAACRSRQSLEQVFEDYGLKEYPKLDDRVPSSSSLSVQMDWIMELLESNLEAKSKIYKDPALCYIFLMNNGRYIVQKTKDSELGTLLGEDWIRKHAAKVRQFHVHYQRSSWNKLLGILKLDSNGSMPHINLAKSMKEKLKSFNTVFEEICKEQSSWFVFDEQLREEIRISLEKILLPAYVNFVARFQSVPELGKHADKYIKYGTEEIQARLNGLFQGSSGSTGSRK; encoded by the coding sequence ATGTCCGAAAACGGAGAAGAGAAATTACTCGCTGTGGCGCGGCACATAGCCAAAACGCTGGGCCACAACAACACCATGTCTGATGACATATTCCAAATACTATCGAACTTCGATGGAAGATTCTCGAGAGAGAATCTTTCTGAGAAGGGCGCAGATGTGGATCCCAGAGGCTGCGCCGCACTGGATCATTCCCTCAAATCCCTAGACCGCCGGATCTCTCCCTACGTCTCCTCCGACCGCACAATCTGGGCCGACGCCGCCGATTCTGCTGCCTTCCTCGACGCCGTGGACGAGCTCGTCGCCGTCGTCGCCGAGTGGAACCACCTCGCCTCCGACAAGTCCGTCGCCGCCTGCCTCGTCCGCGCCGAGGACATGCTCCAGCACGCCATGTTCCGCCTCGAGGACGAGTTCCGCTCGCTCATGGAGCGCGGCGGCGAGGCCTTCGACCTCACTCGGAGCCACCGGAAAGGCGACTCAGCGGGGAATTTGCCGTTCGAGTCAGACGAAGACGtcgacgaagaagaagaagaagcgcgGAACGTTGGAATAGGAGGAGGAGACGAGGAGGAGCAGATTCCGGTGGCGCTGCCGGTCACGGACTTCGACATCGTCATCGACGCACTGCCGTCGGGGACGATCAACGACCTGCACGAGATCACGAAGCGAATGGTGGCAGGAGGCTTCGGGAAGGAGTGCTCGCATGTGTACAGCAGTTGCCGGAGGGAGTTCTTGGAAGAAAGCGTGTCGAGATTAGGGTTACAGAAGCTCAGCATCGAGGAGGTTCACAAGATGACGTGGCAGGACCTCGAAGACGAGATTGAGAAATGGATTAAAGCCTCCAACGTCGCTCTCAAGATCCTCTTCCCCAGCGAGCGCCGTCTCTGCGACCGCGTCTTCTTCGGATTCGCCTCCGCCGCGGACTTCTCTTTCATGGAGGTCTGCCGCGGATCGGCGATTCAGCTGCTGAATTTCGCCGACGCCGTCGCGATCGGGAGCCGGTCGCCGGAAAGGCTGTTCCGAATCCTCGACGTGTTCGAGACGCTGCGTGACCTATTTCCGGAGTTCGAGGCTCTGTTTTCTGATCAGTTTAGTGTGTCGCTCAGGAATGAAGCGATTACGATTTGGAAGAGGTTGGGGGAAGCGATTAGGGGAATTTTTATGGAGCTGGAGAATTTGATTCGCCGGGACCCGGCAAAGATTGCAGTTCCTGGTGGCGGACTTCATCCGATCACTCGCTATGTGATGAACTACCTCCGTGCCGCATGTCGGTCACGGCAGAGCTTGGAGCAGGTTTTTGAAGACTATGGCTTGAAAGAGTACCCAAAGCTTGATGATAGGGttccttcctcttcttctctgTCAGTGCAAATGGATTGGATTATGGAACTGTTGGAGAGCAATTTGGAAGCAAAGTCCAAAATTTACAAGGACCCTGCTTTGTGTTATATTTTCTTGATGAACAATGGGAGGTACATTGTTCAGAAGACCAAAGATAGTGAATTGGGAACCCTCTTGGGAGAAGATTGGATCAGAAAACACGCTGCAAAAGTTAGGCAATTCCATGTGCACTATCAAAGAAGCTCGTGGAATAAGCTATTAGGGATTCTGAAGTTGGATAGTAATGGGTCAATGCCCCATATTAACTTGGCAAAGTCAATGAAGGAGAAACTCAAGTCGTTTAACACAGTTTTTGAGGAGATATGCAAGGAACAGTCTTCATGGTTTGTCTTTGATGAGCAGCTTAGGGAAGAAATAAGAATTTCGCTTGAGAAAATCTTGCTTCCTGCGTATGTAAACTTTGTTGCAAGGTTTCAGAGTGTTCCTGAGCTTGGAAAGCATGCTGATAAGTATATTAAGTATGGAACGGAGGAAATTCAAGCAAGACTCAATGGTTTGTTTCAGGGAAGCAGTGGATCAACTGGTAGCCGAAAGTGA
- the LOC100787275 gene encoding uncharacterized protein, which produces MAEAGSSMEICCFCFNCCWTCLLCSQLLLQLSIWRMEHVEDLHLPLESVSKDTTSYENLRVQDDSVVIDVNNARMMQQLMTCISALQRGNSNLTNILFEYLDDKSEVAGIDHNPFVKVIVRPDVKENPMTCCVMDYLELILEQFVCLLIEQVQLLRFLIVKLDPSDFQK; this is translated from the exons ATGGCTGAAGCAGGTAGCAGTATGgaaatttgttgtttttgtttcaactgtTGTTGGACTTGTTTGTTATGCTCTCAGCTCCTCCTTCAGCTGTCTATTTGGAGAATGGAGCATGTTGAAGATCTTCATCTTCCTTTGGAGTCTGTTTCCAAAG ACACCACATCATACGAGAATCTTCGAGTCCAAGATGATTCTGTAGTGATTGATGTCAACAATGCTAGGATGATGCAACAACTAATGACTTGTATCAGTGCGCTTCAGCGTGGAAACTCAAATCTCACCAACATACTTTTTGAGTACCTTGATGATAAATCTGAAGTAGCAGGTATTGACCATAACCCATTTGTTAAGGTAATTGTTCGGCCAGATGTCAAGGAGAATCCAATGACCTGTTGTGTCATGGACTACTTGGAGCTAATTTTAGAACAATTCGTATGTTTGCTGATAGAACAGGTACAACTTCTTCGATTTCTAATTGTAAAATTGGATCCTTCTGATTTTCAAAAGTAA
- the LOC100787796 gene encoding disease resistance protein RPP13, with protein MADSVVAFVLDNLSRLLEDEHKLLSGVEDKINSLCNELKFIDIFLKNSEGKRSHEMVKEVVSQIRDVAHKAEDVVDTYVSNIAKQKQRSKLSKLFHLKEHVMVLHQVNSDIEKIRNRIDEIYKNRDRYGIGEGEFRSEEAAAEAESLLKRRREVEEEDVVGLVHDSSHVIQELMESESRLKVVSIIGMGGLGKTTLARKIYNNNQVQLRFPCLAWVSVSNDYRPKEFLLSLLKCSMSSTSEELSEVELKKKVAEWLKGKKYLVVLDDIWETQVWDEVKGAFPDDQTGSRILITSRNKEVAHYAGTASPYYLPILNEDESWELFTKKIFRGEECPSDLEPLGRSIVKICGGLPLAIVVLAGLVAKKEKSQREWSRIKEVSWHLTEDKTGVMDILKLSYNNLPGRLKPCFLYFGIYPEDYEISARQLIKYWIAEGFIQPQKTGIADTTTELEDVADFYLDELVDRSLVQVAKRRSEGGVKTCRIHDLLRDLCMSESKSDKFLEVCTNSTIDTVSNTNPRRMSIHLKRDSDVAANTFNKSCTRSMFIFGSDRADLVPVLKNFKLARVLDCDMFHGFSSYSVPRDLKRMIHLRYLRIKVKHLPDCVCSLWNLETLHVRYRGTVSSKIWTLKRLRHLYLSGDGKLPVLMPKANRMENLQTLLLSGKHPQQIISLLNSGIFPRLRKLALRLPNESCMLSSLERLSNLHSLKVIRGFELPSDTNAYPSNLTKITLDLAAFLDPQPFLKTLGRLPNLQILKLTPNIRDILLDIGRGEFPQLQLLHMRQIHVKQWRLEKHAMPRLRHLVIDKCYRLSELPEELWSLTALRLVHVLWPPKELANSLKDLEPRNGCKLIVSNASQPLELSGSVQYLHFHFLCPNKFPI; from the coding sequence ATGGCTGATAGTGTTGTTGCTTTTGTGTTAGATAACTTGTCTCGGCTGCTTGAAGATGAGCACAAGTTGCTTTCTGGCGTGGAGGACAAAATCAATTCTCTGTGCAATGAGCTCAAGTTTATAGACATCTTCCTCAAGAATTCTGAGGGCAAGCGCAGTCATGAGATGGTGAAAGAAGTGGTGAGCCAAATCAGAGATGTTGCCCACAAAGCTGAAGATGTGGTTGACACCTACGTTTCCAACATTGCCAAACAAAAACAGAGAAGCAAACTGAGCAAGTTATTCCACCTCAAAGAACATGTCATGGTGCTTCACCAAGTCAACTCTGACATAGAGAAGATCAGGAATCGGATCGATGAGATCTATAAGAACAGGGACAGATATGGCATTGGAGAAGGTGAATTCCGAAGCGAAGAAGCTGCTGCAGAAGCAGAATCACTCCTCAAAAGAAGGAGGGAGGTGGAGGAAGAAGATGTAGTGGGCTTAGTGCATGACTCAAGCCATGTAATTCAGGAACTCATGGAAAGTGAGTCACGTCTTAAAGTTGTTTCCATAATTGGAATGGGAGGATTGGGTAAGACCACTCTTGCCCGTAAGATCTATAACAACAATCAAGTGCAGCTGCGGTTTCCTTGCCTTGCATGGGTTTCTGTGTCCAATGATTACAGACCCAAGGAATTTCTTCTCAGCCTTCTCAAATGTTcaatgtcatccacatctgAAGAATTAAGTGAGGTAGAACTGAAGAAGAAGGTAGCAGAATGGTTGAAAGGGAAGAAGTATCTGGTAGTGCTTGATGACATCTGGGAAACCCAAGTATGGGATGAGGTTAAAGGAGCCTTTCCAGATGACCAAACAGGTAGTAGAATTCTCATAACAAGTCGCAACAAAGAGGTGGCACACTATGCTGGAACTGCGTCTCCCTACTACCTTCCCATCCtcaatgaagatgaaagctgGGAACTCTTCACAAAGAAGATTTTTAGAGGGGAAGAATGCCCGTCTGATTTAGAGCCTCTGGGTAGATCCATTGTGAAAATTTGTGGGGGTTTACCACTTGCCATTGTTGTTTTAGCAGGACTCGTTGCCAAGAAGGAGAAGTCACAAAGAGAGTGGTCAAGAATCAAGGAAGTGAGTTGGCATCTTACAGAGGATAAGACTGGAGTGATGGATATACTGAAGCTTAGCTATAACAACTTGCCTGGAAGATTAAAGCCTTGCTTTCTGTATTTTGGAATCTATCCAGAAGACTATGAGATCAGTGCAAGGCAATTGATCAAATATTGGATCGCAGAAGGGTTCATACAACCAcaaaaaactggaattgcagaTACAACAACAGAACTGGAAGATGTAGCTGACTTTTACTTGGATGAGCTAGTGGATCGCAGCTTGGTGCAAGTGGCAAAAAGGAGGAGTGAAGGGGGTGTCAAGACATGTCGGATTCATGATCTTCTACGTGATCTTTGCATGTCAGAAAGCAAGTCTGATAAGTTTCTGGAGGTTTGCACAAACTCCACCATTGATACCGTCAGTAATACCAATCCCCGTAGAATGTCCATCCACTTGAAACGAGACTCGGATGTCGCTGCAAACACATTTAACAAATCATGCACTCGTTCTATGTTCATCTTTGGTAGTGATAGAGCGGACCTAGTTcctgttttgaaaaacttcaaGTTGGCCCGTGTGCTTGATTGTGATATGTTTCATGGGTTTTCGTCTTATTCAGTCCCCAGAGATTTGAAGAGGATGATCCATCTAAGATACTTGAGAATAAAAGTGAAGCACCTTCCAGATTGTGTATGCAGCCTTTGGAATCTAGAAACACTGCATGTAAGATATCGTGGGACAGTATCCAGTAAAATTTGGACGTTGAAGCGACTGAGACATCTTTATTTGAGTGGGGATGGGAAGTTACCAGTCCTCATGCCAAAAGCAAATAGAATGGAGAATCTCCAAACCCTTTTGTTATCAGGTAAGCATCCACAACAAATTATTTCCCTGTTGAACAGTGGCATATTTCCTAGGTTGCGAAAATTAGCTTTGCGCCTTCCTAATGAATCATGTATGTTATCAAGTCTAGAGCGCCTCAGCAATCTTCATAGCCTAAAAGTAATTCGCGGTTTTGAACTTCCATCAGACACCAATGCGTATCCATCAAATCTTACCAAGATAACCTTGGATCTAGCTGCATTCCTTGATCCCCAACCTTTCTTGAAGACACTAGGACGACTTCCCAACCTTCAAATCTTGAAACTAACTCCAAACATCCGTGATATTCTTCTTGATATTGGCAGGGGAGAGTTCCCGCAACTTCAATTGCTTCATATGAGGCAAATACATGTAAAACAATGGAGAttagagaaacatgcaatgccTCGACTTCGACATCTGGTCATTGATAAATGTTATAGATTGTCTGAGCTTCCAGAAGAACTTTGGTCATTGACTGCCTTACGACTGGTGCATGTTTTGTGGCCCCCCAAAGAATTGGCTAACAGTCTAAAAGATTTGGAGCCCAGGAATGGCTGTAAGCTCATAGTCTCTAATGCTTCACAACCGTTGGAGCTAAGTGGGTCTGTACAATATTTACATTTCCATTTTCTTTGTCCAAATAAATTTCCAATTTGA